Within the Thermodesulfobacteriota bacterium genome, the region AGGAGACCATCCTGGCCCGGGTCGGGGAAGGCATCGTCACCACCATCGGTTCGGCCGAATCTCACAAGCATGTTCTGGAAAATCCCGATCTTATTTCCAAGCGGGTTCTGGACAAGGGGCTGGATTCCGGCACGGCCTTTGAGATTTTGTCTATCGATATCGCCGACGTGGACGTGGGCAAGAACATCGGCGCCGAGCTGGAGACCGACCGGGCCGAGGCCGACAAGAAAATCGCTCAGGCCAAGGCCGAGGAGCGCCGGGCCATGGCGTTTGCGCGAGAGCAGGAAATGAAGGCGCAGGTGGTGGAAATGCGGGCCAAGGTGGTGGAGGCCGAGGCGCAGATTCCACTGGCCATGGCCGAGGCGTTCCGCAAGGGGAACCTGGGCATTATGGACTATTACCGCATGAAAAACATCATGGCCGACACGGACATGAGAGAGAAAATCGCCGCCGGCCCTGAAGGCAAGGGCGGCGATCCCTCCAAAGGCAGGTAATAGTCATGGATATGGATACGCTGATTACAGTCGTTTTTGTGGCGGTGATTATCGCCTTTCAGTTGTTCGGCTCGATAGCCGGCCGTCTGCTGAAGCAGGGGCGGTCCGCGCCGGGTCAGTCCGAAAAAAAAGAAGGACTGTTGACCCGGGTCGGCCGGGAAATCCAGCGAGCCATGGAGGAGGCGGCCGCCAAGCAGCGGGAGGCTTCCCATGATGACGCGCCGCCGGACCGGGTGAGGGAAGAAGAGAAGACCGTCGTTGATGAAGGGCCGGGGAAAAAGCCGGCCCCGGCCACACGACGTCCGGCGCCCAGGCGAACCGCGCCCACGCGGCCGGCGATTAAAAAACCGGAAAGGCGTACTCCCGCGGTATCAGCCCCGTCCGTCGCCCGGTCGGTTGTTAGGAAACAAGAAAAGCCTGCTGCCGTTGAATCGGTCCAGGAGGACAAGGCCCTGATGGCGGATATCCGGCAGGGGCTGCTGGAAGCTGCGGCCCCGGACAAGCCCGGCGTCAGTCCAGCGATGACGGGCCAAGACGGCCCTGCGCTGGCGGGGATCGAACCCGGGAATGGGTACGAAGCGGATGACCTGCGCCGGGCCGTGGTCTGGTCGGAAATCCTCGCCCCGCCGGTGGCGTTGCGGGAATAAGGGCGGTAGGGGAGGTCGCCTGGTAGGGGCACGGCCCGCCGTGCCCCTACGTCTCGGCATGTCCGCACAGAGACCCTTAAGCCGCTTTTCCCGCCGCCGCAAAGCCCAGATCAAAGGCCTTCAGGTTGATATCGACCGTGGATTTCTTGGTGAAATCGGTGATGGCTTTGCGTACGATTTCAGGGGTGATCGGCAACACCCCGGTGTGAATCAGCGCTCCCAGCAGCACCATGTTGACCGACAGGGGACTGCCGGCTTGGGCGGCCAGCCCGGCGGCGTCGATGGCCACCAGTTTCGCGGTTTTTTCCGCCAGCAGAGACTTGATTTTTTCCACCGGCGGGTAAACGCCTTTGCCGATGGCCGCCGTAAACGGCGGCATGGGCGCCGTGTTGGTGACGACCACGCTGTCGGTGTTGCATCTGGCCAGGGCCCGCAGGGCCTCGGCCGGTTCAAAGGCCAGCAGTACGTCGGCGCAACCGTCGGAAATGATGGTGCTGTGAGCGTCGCCGAAAACCAGGGAGGACTCCACCACGCCGCCCCGCTGGGCCATGCCGTGAATCTCGCTCATTCGCACAGGTATATTGGCCAGCATAGCCGCTTCCGCCAGCACCTTGGAGGCCAGCAGGTTGCCCTGCCCGCCCACCGCCACGATGATCAACCGCTTGATATCCACATTCAACTCCTTTTCCGCAGATAATGCCCGGAGATGGTTATTGAGCGACCCTGATTGTTTTCGGGGGAGAATTCAGCAACGGCCCCGGCGTTAAAAATTTCTCGCTGTCTGAGGGCGAAGCCCGAGTTCGAGAAATTTAGCCGGGGACTTTGCTGAATCCCGAAAGCAATCGGTCGCGAAAAAACATCTCCGGGCATTATCCCCATTACTCCTTTACCGGCACAATGGCGTGTTCCGGGCAGATCTGGGCGCAGACCGCGCACCCCACGCACAGCACCGGATTGATGCGCACCCGGTTGTCCGGGTCAATATAAAAGGCCGGGCAGGCGAATTCATTAATGCAGGTGCGATGATTCTTGCACCGGTCGCTGACATGGAACACCCGGTTGGATTGCTGCTTCAGGCTTTTGGCCTTGAGCACGCAGACTTCCCGGGCGATGACCACCGACACGCCGGGATAGGCCACGGCTTCCTTTATGGCTTCGATGCTTTTCTTCAGGTTGTAAGGCTTGATCACGGCCACGTGGCCGACCCCGATTCCCCGGACCACATTCTCGATGGAGACCCGGTTGTACCCGGGAAAGTTCAGTTCGGCCATGTCCACGCCGGGATGGGGCTGATGGCCGGTCATGGCGGTGGTGCCGTTGTCGAGAATGACCAGGGTAAAGTTGTGGTTATTGAAAACGCCGTTGATCAGGGCCGGGATGCCGGAATGGAAAAAGGTAGAGTCCCCGATCAGGGCAACGACTTTCTGGTTGGACGCCCGGGAAAAGCCGCTGGCCGTGCCCACGGACGAGCCCATGCAGATGAGAAAATCACCCATGGCCACCGGCGGCAGAAACCCCAGGGTATAGCAGCCGATATCCGTGGGAAAGATGGTTTCGGCCGGGTTGACGGCCTGCTTGATGGCGTAAAAGGTAGCCCGGTGGGAGCAGCCGGGACAGAGATTGGGCGGCCGCTGGGGGATTTCCGGAACCCCGGCCGGGTCCACGGGCCTGGCCGGATCGTATTTCAGCCCGAAAAACCCGGCCATCACCCGGGCCACGGCCTGGGGATCATATTCGGACAGCCGGGAAAACAGACCCTCGCCCTTGCCGGCGATGGCCGGGCAGAGGCAGGCTTCGGCGGCCATGGCTTTGACCGCTTCTTCCATGACCGGCTCGCCCTCTTCGACGATGAGTACCTTTTCCTTTGATTGAAGAAAATCTTTTATAATGGCATCCGGCATGGGATGGGAAAACCCGATCCGCAGCACGGCGATCCGTTCTGCCGCTTTGAGTTCCGCCAGGGCGTCCAGCACGTAGCTGTGGCTGACGCCATTGCAGATGACGCCGAATTGTCCGGCGCCGGAAACAAAGTTGTAGGCCGAGGCATTGGAAAGTTTCCGGGCTTCCTCCAGGTGGGCCAGCAGTTTTACGTGCAGTTTGCGGGATACCGCCGGAACGGTGACGTAATTAAACGGGTCCTTGACAAACCGGCCTTTGGACTGGCGCGGCTTAAGCTTGCCCGGGGTGACCGGGCCGGTGGAATGGTTGATGCGGGTGGTGGTCCGCAGGATGACCGGTTCCTGCAGGGCCTCGGAAAGGTCAAAGGCGTAACAGGCCATTTCCCGGGCTTCGGCCACGGACGAGGGCTCCAGCACCGGCAGGCCGGATAGCTTGCCGTAGTAACGGTTGTCCTGCTCGTTCTGGCTGGAGAACATGTGCGGGTCGTCGGCCGAGAGGATCACCATGCCGGCCTTGACGCCCACGTAAGCCAGGGTCATGAGGGTGTCGGCGGCCACGTTGACGCCGACGTGCTTCATGACGCACATGCTGCGCACCCCGCAGTTGGCGGCCGCGGCCGCCACTTCCATGGCCACTTTTTCGTTGGTGCTGTATTCAAAGTAAAAGTCGTCGACCTGTTTGGAAATCTGGAAAAAACTCAGCGAGATTTCCGACGAGGGGGTTCCCGGATAGGTGGAGGCGAAGCCCACGCCGGCTTCCAGGGCGCCCCGGGCAATGGCCTCATTGCCGAACAGC harbors:
- the floA gene encoding flotillin-like protein FloA (flotillin-like protein involved in membrane lipid rafts) → MQMYILVFLIIAAIILFFFIGSAISLWIQALVSGAHVGLLNIVFMRFRKVPPKLIVVSKIMAAKAGLEVTTDELESHFLAGGNVSRLIQALIAADKAKIELNFNRAAAIDLAGRDVLEAVQMSVNPKVIETPMIAAMAKDGIQLQAVSRVTVRANIDRLVGGAGEETILARVGEGIVTTIGSAESHKHVLENPDLISKRVLDKGLDSGTAFEILSIDIADVDVGKNIGAELETDRAEADKKIAQAKAEERRAMAFAREQEMKAQVVEMRAKVVEAEAQIPLAMAEAFRKGNLGIMDYYRMKNIMADTDMREKIAAGPEGKGGDPSKGR
- a CDS encoding indolepyruvate oxidoreductase subunit beta, giving the protein MDIKRLIIVAVGGQGNLLASKVLAEAAMLANIPVRMSEIHGMAQRGGVVESSLVFGDAHSTIISDGCADVLLAFEPAEALRALARCNTDSVVVTNTAPMPPFTAAIGKGVYPPVEKIKSLLAEKTAKLVAIDAAGLAAQAGSPLSVNMVLLGALIHTGVLPITPEIVRKAITDFTKKSTVDINLKAFDLGFAAAGKAA
- the iorA gene encoding indolepyruvate ferredoxin oxidoreductase subunit alpha, with translation MHKLLTDMDGKETLLFGNEAIARGALEAGVGFASTYPGTPSSEISLSFFQISKQVDDFYFEYSTNEKVAMEVAAAAANCGVRSMCVMKHVGVNVAADTLMTLAYVGVKAGMVILSADDPHMFSSQNEQDNRYYGKLSGLPVLEPSSVAEAREMACYAFDLSEALQEPVILRTTTRINHSTGPVTPGKLKPRQSKGRFVKDPFNYVTVPAVSRKLHVKLLAHLEEARKLSNASAYNFVSGAGQFGVICNGVSHSYVLDALAELKAAERIAVLRIGFSHPMPDAIIKDFLQSKEKVLIVEEGEPVMEEAVKAMAAEACLCPAIAGKGEGLFSRLSEYDPQAVARVMAGFFGLKYDPARPVDPAGVPEIPQRPPNLCPGCSHRATFYAIKQAVNPAETIFPTDIGCYTLGFLPPVAMGDFLICMGSSVGTASGFSRASNQKVVALIGDSTFFHSGIPALINGVFNNHNFTLVILDNGTTAMTGHQPHPGVDMAELNFPGYNRVSIENVVRGIGVGHVAVIKPYNLKKSIEAIKEAVAYPGVSVVIAREVCVLKAKSLKQQSNRVFHVSDRCKNHRTCINEFACPAFYIDPDNRVRINPVLCVGCAVCAQICPEHAIVPVKE